Proteins encoded by one window of Porphyrobacter sp. YT40:
- a CDS encoding ABC transporter ATP-binding protein/permease: MPPETAPAADPANPHKKTRARDVESWPTLKRFLPYLWPKDNTPLRRRIVIAMTLVLAAKAVTLALPFAYKGAVDAMSGTASEGLTVALALVAAYALGRFTSVAFDNLRNIAFERVGQVASLHLAEDVFHRLHRLSLRFHLARRTGEVTKIIERGTKSIDQMLYFLLFNIAPTIIELIAVGVIFYLNFGIDLVLATAVTVVAYVWVTRAITEWRTKLRREMNDLDGKALHRAVDSLLNYETVKYFGAEKREEERYSQAARAYAEAAIRSENSVGLLNMAQSVITNALVAGAMAYTVWGWSTGALTVGDLVLVNTYLIQLFRPLDVLGWVYRTIRQGLIDMAEMFRLIDTDIEVKDAPGAPALIVQRPTVVFDNVTFGYDPGRTILNGLSFEVPAGSTTAIVGPSGAGKSTIGRLLFRFYDPLSGRVLVGGEDIATVTQDSVRAAIGIVPQDTVLFNESLAYNIAYGAEDADLARVEQAARDAALTPLIARLPDRFETMVGERGLKLSGGEKQRVAIARTLVKNPPILLLDEATSALDTRTEQEILGTLKRIAQGRTTIAIAHRLSTIADADNILVMDHGQLVESGNHAALLAHGGLYAEMWARQANERREDDPAPAEAAE; encoded by the coding sequence ATGCCGCCCGAAACCGCTCCCGCCGCCGATCCAGCCAACCCCCATAAGAAGACTCGCGCGCGCGACGTGGAGAGCTGGCCGACGCTGAAGCGCTTCCTTCCCTACCTGTGGCCGAAGGACAATACGCCGCTGCGCCGCCGGATCGTGATCGCGATGACGCTGGTGCTGGCGGCCAAGGCGGTGACGCTCGCCCTGCCCTTCGCCTACAAGGGCGCGGTCGATGCGATGTCCGGCACGGCGAGCGAGGGGCTGACCGTGGCGCTCGCCCTGGTGGCAGCCTATGCGCTGGGGCGGTTTACCTCGGTCGCCTTCGACAACCTGCGCAACATCGCCTTCGAGCGCGTCGGTCAGGTCGCCTCGCTGCATCTGGCCGAGGACGTGTTCCACCGCCTCCACCGCCTGAGCCTGCGCTTCCACCTCGCCCGGCGCACCGGCGAAGTCACCAAGATCATCGAGCGCGGCACCAAGAGCATCGACCAGATGCTCTACTTCCTGCTGTTCAACATCGCGCCGACGATCATCGAGCTGATCGCGGTGGGCGTGATCTTCTACCTCAATTTCGGCATCGACCTGGTGCTGGCGACCGCGGTGACGGTGGTCGCCTATGTCTGGGTGACGCGCGCGATCACCGAGTGGCGCACCAAGCTGCGGCGCGAGATGAACGATCTCGACGGCAAGGCGCTGCACCGCGCGGTCGATTCGCTGCTGAACTACGAGACGGTGAAGTATTTCGGGGCCGAGAAACGCGAGGAGGAACGCTATTCGCAGGCCGCCCGCGCCTATGCCGAGGCGGCGATCCGGTCGGAGAATTCGGTCGGCCTGCTCAACATGGCGCAATCGGTCATCACCAACGCGCTGGTCGCGGGCGCGATGGCATATACCGTGTGGGGGTGGAGCACCGGCGCGCTGACGGTGGGCGATCTGGTGCTGGTGAACACCTACCTGATCCAGCTGTTCCGCCCGCTGGACGTGCTCGGCTGGGTCTATCGCACGATCCGGCAGGGGCTGATCGACATGGCCGAGATGTTCCGCCTGATCGACACCGATATCGAAGTGAAGGACGCGCCCGGCGCGCCCGCGCTGATCGTGCAGCGGCCCACGGTCGTGTTCGACAATGTGACCTTCGGCTATGATCCGGGGCGTACGATCCTGAACGGCCTCAGCTTCGAAGTGCCCGCCGGTTCGACCACCGCGATCGTGGGCCCCTCGGGCGCGGGCAAGAGCACGATTGGGCGGCTGCTGTTCCGCTTCTACGATCCGCTCTCGGGCCGCGTGCTGGTGGGGGGCGAGGATATCGCCACCGTCACGCAGGATTCGGTGCGCGCCGCGATCGGGATCGTCCCGCAGGACACGGTGCTGTTCAACGAGAGCCTTGCCTACAACATCGCCTACGGCGCCGAAGACGCGGATCTGGCGCGGGTGGAACAGGCCGCGCGCGATGCCGCGCTCACCCCGCTGATCGCGCGTCTGCCCGACCGTTTCGAGACGATGGTGGGCGAACGCGGGCTGAAGCTGTCGGGCGGCGAGAAGCAGCGCGTCGCCATCGCCCGCACGCTGGTCAAGAACCCGCCGATCCTGCTGCTCGACGAAGCGACCAGCGCATTGGACACCCGCACCGAGCAGGAGATCCTCGGCACTCTCAAGCGCATCGCGCAGGGCCGCACCACCATTGCCATCGCGCACCGTCTTTCGACGATTGCCGATGCCGACAACATCCTCGTGATGGACCATGGCCAGCTGGTGGAGAGCGGCAATCACGCCGCGCTACTGGCGCATGGCGGGCTTTATGCCGAGATGTGGGCGCGGCAGGCGAACGAGCGGCGCGAGGATGATCCCGCCCCGGCCGAGGCTGCCGAATAG
- a CDS encoding prolyl oligopeptidase family serine peptidase, with the protein MRHLRLIAALLATAAAPLAAQNAATPAETPAVPIPAALTAEDMPPIPLDLAERARPYLEARGAGFAGWEPKTRAVLISTRFANVSQLHRVEAPMGARTQISFEAEPVRGSYAPSKGDLILVTKDRGGDEYFQLHSLKDGRLTLLTDGKSRNQPGAWSRDGALVGYSSTRRNGVDSDLYVMDPRDPSTARMVHQSKGGGWAITAFSPDKASAYVADYNSVQDVDLYRLDLASGTMTPVGDPKAEIAYGGMEIAPDGTLWVTSDQGSDFQRLGTLDPATGKFNPVSTEQWDVDGFDISDDGTTIVYEVNEAGSDQMRILDVASGRVTKVDALPAGQIGGIEIAPWGEIGFSFSSAKSAADVWSLDPKTMQLTRWTRSETGGLDTEVNVEPRIVTTKSFDGLEVSGLLYLPDPAKFAGPRPLIVSVHGGPEGQSTAGFMGRNNYYLNELGIGVFYPNVRGSTGFGKTFVSLDNGPFKREDSVRDMEALIDAVRANPAVDADKVGLTGGSYGGYMCYAAAVQLKDKLTATQCTVAISNFVSFLENTNPYRQDLRRVEYGDERIPEQRAKLTEISPLTRVGEIEKPMFVITGANDPRVPKSEADQMVAAIRANGGEAWHLVAADEGHGFAKKANSDYAFLAQLVFWEKHLLGE; encoded by the coding sequence ATGCGTCACCTTCGCCTGATTGCCGCCCTGCTCGCCACCGCCGCCGCGCCGCTGGCCGCGCAGAATGCCGCTACCCCTGCCGAAACGCCCGCCGTGCCGATCCCGGCCGCGCTCACCGCAGAGGACATGCCGCCGATCCCGCTCGATCTGGCCGAGCGTGCCCGTCCCTATCTCGAAGCGCGCGGGGCGGGCTTTGCCGGATGGGAGCCCAAGACCCGCGCCGTCCTGATTTCCACTCGCTTCGCCAATGTCAGCCAGCTCCACCGCGTCGAGGCCCCGATGGGCGCACGCACCCAGATCAGCTTCGAGGCCGAGCCGGTGCGCGGCTCCTACGCACCGTCGAAGGGCGACCTGATCCTCGTCACCAAGGACCGCGGCGGGGACGAATATTTTCAGCTTCACAGCCTCAAGGATGGCCGCCTCACCCTGCTGACCGATGGCAAGAGCCGCAATCAGCCGGGCGCGTGGAGCAGGGACGGGGCGCTGGTGGGCTACAGCTCGACCCGCCGCAACGGCGTCGATTCCGACCTCTACGTGATGGACCCGCGCGATCCCTCGACCGCGCGGATGGTGCACCAGAGCAAGGGCGGCGGCTGGGCGATCACCGCCTTCTCGCCCGACAAGGCGAGCGCTTACGTCGCCGATTACAATTCGGTGCAGGATGTCGACCTTTACCGCCTCGATCTCGCCAGCGGAACGATGACCCCGGTCGGCGATCCCAAGGCTGAAATCGCCTATGGCGGCATGGAAATCGCACCCGACGGCACCTTGTGGGTGACGAGCGATCAGGGCTCGGACTTCCAGCGCCTCGGCACGCTCGACCCGGCGACGGGCAAATTCAACCCCGTCTCTACCGAGCAATGGGATGTCGACGGGTTCGACATTTCCGATGACGGCACGACCATCGTCTACGAGGTCAACGAGGCGGGCTCCGACCAGATGCGCATCCTCGATGTGGCGAGCGGCAGGGTCACCAAGGTCGATGCTCTCCCCGCGGGCCAGATCGGCGGTATCGAAATCGCGCCCTGGGGCGAGATCGGCTTCAGCTTCTCCAGCGCCAAGAGCGCGGCGGATGTCTGGTCATTGGACCCCAAGACGATGCAACTGACCCGCTGGACCCGCAGCGAGACCGGGGGGCTCGACACCGAAGTCAACGTCGAACCGCGCATCGTCACCACGAAGAGCTTCGACGGGCTGGAGGTCTCCGGCCTGCTCTACCTGCCCGATCCGGCGAAATTCGCCGGGCCGCGCCCGCTGATCGTTTCCGTTCATGGCGGGCCGGAGGGGCAATCGACCGCGGGCTTCATGGGGCGGAACAACTACTACCTTAACGAGCTCGGCATCGGGGTATTCTATCCCAACGTGCGCGGGTCGACCGGGTTCGGCAAGACCTTCGTCAGCCTCGACAACGGCCCCTTCAAGCGCGAGGATTCGGTGCGCGACATGGAGGCGCTGATCGACGCCGTGCGGGCCAATCCGGCGGTGGACGCGGACAAGGTTGGCCTCACCGGCGGGTCATATGGCGGCTATATGTGCTATGCTGCCGCGGTGCAGCTGAAGGACAAGCTCACCGCCACGCAGTGCACCGTCGCGATCAGCAACTTCGTCAGCTTCCTCGAGAACACCAACCCCTACCGCCAGGATCTGCGCCGGGTGGAATATGGCGACGAGCGCATCCCCGAACAGCGCGCCAAGCTGACCGAAATCAGCCCGCTCACCCGCGTCGGCGAGATCGAAAAGCCGATGTTCGTCATCACCGGCGCCAACGATCCGCGCGTGCCCAAGTCCGAGGCCGACCAGATGGTCGCCGCAATCCGCGCGAACGGGGGCGAGGCCTGGCATCTGGTCGCCGCCGACGAAGGCCACGGCTTCGCCAAGAAGGCCAATTCGGACTACGCCTTCCTCGCGCAGCTGGTGTTCTGGGAAAAGCACCTGCTGGGCGAGTAG
- a CDS encoding ACT domain-containing protein, producing the protein MAPQLHPQPWRFDLLDEAKPTPELMKAFALIREEEGVTAIMPQEREGAAGDLARITLMVHSALDGVGLTAAVASALAEQGIACNVVAGFHHDHLFVPWERREAALEALQRLSSGG; encoded by the coding sequence ATGGCCCCGCAGTTGCACCCGCAGCCGTGGCGGTTCGATCTGCTCGACGAGGCGAAACCCACACCCGAGTTGATGAAGGCCTTCGCGCTGATCCGCGAGGAGGAGGGGGTCACCGCGATCATGCCGCAGGAGCGCGAGGGCGCAGCCGGCGACCTCGCGCGGATCACGCTGATGGTCCACTCCGCGCTCGACGGGGTGGGGCTGACCGCCGCAGTCGCCAGCGCGCTCGCCGAACAGGGAATCGCCTGCAACGTCGTGGCGGGCTTCCACCACGATCATCTCTTCGTACCGTGGGAGCGGCGCGAGGCGGCGCTGGAGGCTCTCCAGCGCCTCTCATCGGGCGGGTAA
- the hslU gene encoding ATP-dependent protease ATPase subunit HslU, with protein sequence MQKDSMPIDHSEAPASRALTPKAIVAALDEHIIGQADAKRAVAVALRNRWRRQRLGADLRDEVTPKNILMIGPTGCGKTEISRRLAKLAEAPFIKVEATKFTEVGYVGRDVEQIARDLVEEAIRLEKERRREAVREAASHAAMERLLNALVGDNASEATRESFRQRIVQNAMNDVEVEIEVRDTPAAPFDMGNMGGQMGMIDLSDMMGKALGRKNTRRQKLRVPDAWDRLVDEEADKRLDQDDVARAALQNAETNGIVFLDEIDKIAVSDVRGGSVSREGVQRDLLPLIEGTTVATKYGPMKTDHVLFIASGAFHVAKPSDMLPELQGRLPIRVELRALTEADFVRILNETRANLVAQYKALLGTEQVTLDFAEDAVPEIARIAAQVNASVENIGARRLQTVMERLLEEISFEAEDHTGETITIDAAYVRGRLEGLAGNADLSKYIL encoded by the coding sequence ATGCAGAAAGACTCCATGCCGATCGACCATTCCGAAGCGCCCGCATCGCGCGCGCTGACCCCCAAGGCGATTGTCGCCGCTCTCGACGAACACATCATCGGTCAGGCCGACGCCAAGCGTGCGGTCGCCGTCGCGCTGCGCAATCGCTGGCGCCGTCAGCGGCTCGGCGCGGACCTGCGCGACGAGGTGACGCCCAAGAACATCCTGATGATCGGGCCGACGGGCTGCGGCAAGACCGAGATCAGCCGGCGGCTGGCGAAGCTCGCCGAAGCTCCCTTCATCAAGGTCGAGGCGACCAAGTTCACCGAGGTCGGCTATGTCGGCCGCGATGTCGAACAGATCGCGCGCGATCTCGTCGAAGAGGCGATCCGGCTGGAGAAGGAACGCCGCCGCGAGGCGGTGCGTGAGGCCGCCAGCCACGCCGCGATGGAGCGGCTGCTGAACGCGCTGGTGGGCGACAACGCTTCCGAAGCGACGCGCGAGAGCTTCCGCCAGCGGATCGTCCAGAACGCGATGAACGATGTCGAGGTCGAGATCGAGGTGCGCGACACCCCCGCCGCGCCCTTCGACATGGGCAACATGGGCGGCCAGATGGGGATGATCGACCTGTCCGACATGATGGGGAAGGCCTTGGGCCGCAAGAACACCCGCCGCCAGAAGCTGCGCGTCCCCGATGCGTGGGACCGGCTGGTCGACGAAGAGGCCGACAAGCGGCTCGATCAGGACGATGTTGCCCGCGCCGCGCTCCAGAATGCCGAGACCAACGGGATCGTCTTCCTCGACGAGATCGACAAGATCGCGGTCAGCGACGTGCGCGGCGGCTCGGTGTCCCGCGAGGGCGTGCAGCGCGACCTGCTCCCCCTGATCGAGGGCACCACGGTCGCGACCAAATATGGCCCGATGAAGACCGACCACGTGCTGTTCATCGCCAGCGGCGCGTTCCATGTCGCCAAGCCTTCGGACATGCTGCCCGAGCTTCAGGGCCGCCTGCCAATCCGGGTCGAACTGCGCGCGCTGACCGAGGCGGATTTCGTGCGCATTCTCAACGAGACCCGCGCCAATCTGGTCGCCCAATACAAGGCGCTGCTGGGCACTGAGCAGGTGACGCTCGACTTTGCCGAGGATGCCGTCCCCGAAATCGCCCGCATCGCCGCGCAGGTGAACGCGAGCGTCGAGAATATCGGCGCGCGGCGTTTGCAGACGGTGATGGAGCGGCTGCTGGAGGAGATCAGCTTCGAGGCCGAGGATCACACCGGCGAGACGATCACCATCGACGCGGCCTATGTTCGCGGGCGGCTCGAAGGGCTGGCGGGGAACGCCGACCTCAGCAAGTATATCCTGTGA
- the hslV gene encoding ATP-dependent protease subunit HslV — MTHDPSAHGLVQWHGTTIIGVRRGGTTVIAGDGQVSMGNTVMKPNARKVRRIGDGSVIAGFAGATADAFTLFERLEKKLEQYSGQLMRASVELAKDWRTDKFLRNLEALMIVADKDTLLVLTGNGDVLEPIGEIAAIGSGGNFALAAARALADYEADAETIARKAMAVAADICVFTNGNLTVETV; from the coding sequence ATGACACACGATCCCTCGGCCCACGGCCTCGTGCAATGGCACGGCACCACCATCATCGGCGTCCGGCGCGGCGGCACCACCGTCATCGCGGGCGACGGGCAGGTGTCGATGGGCAACACCGTGATGAAGCCCAACGCGCGCAAGGTGCGCCGGATCGGTGACGGTAGCGTCATCGCCGGGTTCGCGGGCGCGACGGCGGATGCCTTCACCCTGTTCGAGCGGCTGGAGAAGAAGCTCGAGCAATATTCCGGCCAGCTGATGCGCGCCAGCGTGGAGCTTGCCAAGGACTGGCGCACCGACAAGTTCTTGCGCAATCTCGAAGCGCTGATGATCGTCGCCGACAAGGACACGCTGCTGGTGCTGACCGGCAATGGCGACGTGCTGGAACCGATCGGAGAGATCGCCGCGATCGGTTCGGGCGGCAATTTCGCCCTCGCCGCCGCCCGCGCGCTGGCCGATTACGAGGCCGATGCGGAGACCATCGCGAGAAAGGCGATGGCGGTGGCGGCGGATATCTGCGTCTTCACCAACGGCAATCTGACGGTCGAGACGGTCTAG
- a CDS encoding outer membrane protein assembly factor BamE: protein MLAGAAALLPGCSAIRESRGYIDDPLLTSTIQPGIDNQRSVEGTLGRPTFTSQFGTPTWYYVSSITGQRPFSRPRIREHAVLAVQFDAAGKVTDVKRSGVDKVVYLDPNGDKTPTLGRERGFLEDLFGNIGQVGGAGVGGGPGGP, encoded by the coding sequence ATGCTGGCGGGGGCGGCGGCACTGCTGCCCGGCTGCTCGGCGATCCGGGAATCGCGCGGCTATATCGACGATCCGCTGCTGACCTCGACGATCCAGCCGGGAATCGACAACCAGCGCTCGGTCGAAGGCACGCTGGGCCGCCCGACCTTTACCAGCCAGTTCGGCACGCCGACGTGGTATTATGTCTCGAGCATCACCGGCCAGCGCCCCTTCAGCCGCCCGCGCATCCGTGAACATGCGGTGCTGGCGGTGCAGTTCGATGCAGCGGGCAAGGTGACCGACGTCAAGCGCAGCGGCGTCGACAAGGTGGTCTATCTCGACCCCAACGGCGACAAGACCCCGACGCTGGGCCGCGAGCGCGGCTTCCTCGAAGACCTGTTCGGCAATATCGGTCAGGTCGGCGGCGCGGGCGTGGGCGGTGGTCCGGGCGGGCCGTAA
- a CDS encoding ubiquinol-cytochrome C chaperone family protein has product MSFLSRLLGTAPDPREGVRPLWHRVIELARDPDYFTQCGVADSIAGRFDMITAVLSAVMVRIEASDLRAESALLAELFVEDMDGQLREFGVNDVVVGKRIGKLMSVLGGRLGAYRSALNAGDMDKLTAAIGRNVTFAEGADEAASAAAVARRVMALFERLKRFSDEEMMKASAIW; this is encoded by the coding sequence ATGTCGTTCCTCTCCCGCCTGCTCGGCACCGCACCCGACCCGCGCGAAGGCGTGCGGCCGCTGTGGCACCGCGTGATCGAGCTGGCCCGCGATCCGGACTATTTCACCCAGTGCGGGGTGGCGGATTCGATCGCCGGGCGGTTCGACATGATCACCGCTGTCCTGAGCGCGGTGATGGTGCGCATCGAAGCCTCCGACCTGCGCGCCGAAAGCGCGCTCTTGGCCGAACTCTTCGTCGAGGACATGGACGGGCAGCTGCGCGAATTCGGCGTCAACGACGTCGTGGTGGGCAAGCGCATCGGCAAGCTGATGAGCGTGCTGGGCGGCAGGCTCGGCGCCTATCGCAGCGCGCTCAACGCGGGCGACATGGACAAGCTGACCGCCGCGATTGGACGCAACGTGACGTTTGCCGAGGGCGCGGACGAGGCCGCCAGCGCGGCCGCCGTGGCGCGCCGGGTGATGGCGCTGTTCGAGCGGCTGAAGCGCTTTTCCGATGAGGAAATGATGAAAGCGAGCGCGATCTGGTGA
- a CDS encoding DUF177 domain-containing protein: protein MSTPLPPSELARWIKTRPLPGAPVVIEATPEERDALAVRFGLGAVEALRAEVSLDQRPRAIRATGRLTAAIQQPCAISGEDFPVAIDEPIDLRFVEANARPATPEEEIELEADDCDEIEYDGEMFDLGEAVAQTLGLAIDPYAEGPNADAARAAAGIVREGEQNGPLAALLAGLKRD, encoded by the coding sequence GTGAGCACGCCCCTGCCCCCGTCGGAACTCGCACGCTGGATCAAGACCCGCCCGCTCCCCGGCGCGCCGGTGGTGATCGAGGCCACGCCGGAGGAACGCGACGCGCTCGCCGTGCGATTCGGCCTCGGCGCGGTCGAGGCCTTGCGCGCGGAGGTGTCGCTCGACCAGCGCCCCCGCGCGATCCGCGCGACCGGACGGCTGACCGCCGCGATCCAGCAGCCCTGCGCGATCAGCGGCGAGGATTTCCCTGTCGCCATCGACGAGCCGATCGACCTGCGTTTCGTCGAGGCCAACGCCCGCCCCGCAACGCCGGAGGAAGAAATCGAGCTCGAAGCCGACGATTGCGACGAAATCGAATATGACGGCGAGATGTTCGATCTGGGCGAAGCGGTCGCGCAGACCCTTGGCCTTGCGATCGATCCCTATGCCGAAGGGCCAAACGCCGATGCGGCGCGGGCCGCAGCAGGGATCGTCAGGGAAGGCGAACAGAACGGCCCGCTCGCCGCGCTGCTGGCGGGGTTGAAGCGCGACTAG
- a CDS encoding helix-turn-helix transcriptional regulator, with translation MKNCLRDLRKARGLNQADLADRLEISRQTIIAIEADKYDPSLPMAYRMAAFFDVPVEALFFNPWRADA, from the coding sequence GTGAAGAACTGCCTGCGTGACCTGCGCAAGGCGCGGGGGCTCAATCAGGCTGACCTTGCCGACCGGCTGGAAATCTCGCGCCAGACGATCATCGCGATCGAGGCCGACAAGTACGATCCCTCGCTACCGATGGCCTATCGCATGGCGGCCTTCTTCGACGTGCCGGTGGAGGCGCTGTTCTTCAACCCGTGGCGGGCCGACGCCTAG
- a CDS encoding cytochrome d ubiquinol oxidase subunit II — protein sequence MSHRTKYWMLCALAFGVATLAGVVIGVIVPAARASDNPVWVFPLLIGICGLVMAAGWLWWRKTDDLQQHGQLVSWYWGGTFGALVMLVYLAVFFGRHSDISLGAIYLFFAQFAGFFVFWLVWRLRGRGQAE from the coding sequence ATGTCACACCGCACGAAATACTGGATGCTCTGCGCGCTCGCTTTTGGCGTAGCGACCCTTGCTGGCGTGGTGATCGGCGTTATCGTCCCGGCGGCGCGGGCGAGCGACAATCCGGTCTGGGTGTTCCCCTTGCTGATCGGCATCTGCGGCCTTGTCATGGCGGCTGGCTGGCTGTGGTGGCGCAAGACCGACGACCTCCAACAGCACGGCCAGCTTGTCAGCTGGTACTGGGGAGGCACCTTCGGCGCACTGGTGATGCTGGTCTATCTCGCGGTGTTCTTCGGCCGTCACAGCGATATCAGCCTTGGCGCGATCTATCTGTTCTTCGCGCAGTTCGCGGGCTTTTTCGTCTTCTGGCTGGTCTGGCGGCTGCGCGGGCGGGGGCAGGCGGAGTGA
- the ssb gene encoding single-stranded DNA-binding protein, whose protein sequence is MAGSLNKVMLIGNLGADPEIRTFGNGGKVANLRIATSEQWKDRQTGERKEKTEWHTVAIFSEGLVGVVERYLKKGSKVFVEGKLQTRKWQDQNGQDRYSTEIVIQGLGGTLTMLDGAGGGGGGGGGMGGGSGGYGGGRSGGGGSSWDQGGGSSGGGSGSGGGFGGGPSGGSGGYDDLDDDIPF, encoded by the coding sequence ATGGCGGGTTCGCTCAACAAGGTCATGCTGATCGGTAATCTGGGCGCCGATCCGGAAATCCGCACCTTCGGCAATGGCGGCAAGGTCGCCAACCTGCGCATCGCGACCTCCGAACAGTGGAAGGACCGCCAGACCGGCGAACGCAAGGAAAAGACCGAATGGCACACCGTCGCGATCTTTTCCGAAGGGCTGGTCGGCGTGGTCGAACGCTACCTCAAGAAGGGCAGCAAAGTCTTCGTCGAAGGCAAGCTCCAGACCCGCAAGTGGCAGGACCAGAACGGGCAGGACCGCTATTCGACCGAGATCGTGATCCAGGGCCTCGGCGGCACGCTCACCATGCTTGACGGTGCCGGTGGCGGCGGCGGTGGTGGTGGCGGTATGGGCGGCGGCTCCGGTGGTTATGGCGGCGGTCGCTCGGGCGGCGGCGGGAGCAGCTGGGATCAGGGCGGCGGCTCGTCCGGCGGCGGTAGCGGTAGCGGCGGCGGCTTCGGCGGCGGTCCCTCGGGCGGCAGCGGCGGCTACGACGATCTGGACGACGACATCCCGTTCTGA
- a CDS encoding COQ9 family protein gives MTDFADLTLDELRLALAPDIAASAIFDGWTETALVAAAEMAGCDVDIARLAFPGAKPMDMIAAWIASVDQAMAEEWPAERLATLKIRERIRTLVAFRLEAVAHIDEAVRRALAVMAQPQNAPRALRLGWQSADIMWRLAGDTATDYNHYTKRAILAGIYSATLAVFVNDDSEGKADTYAFLDRRIDGVMRFEKVKAQFLNKDRELPSLTRFLGRLRYPAR, from the coding sequence ATGACCGACTTTGCCGATCTGACGCTCGACGAACTGCGTCTCGCTCTCGCCCCCGACATTGCCGCTTCGGCGATTTTCGATGGCTGGACCGAGACCGCGCTGGTGGCCGCGGCCGAAATGGCGGGGTGCGATGTCGATATCGCGCGGCTCGCCTTTCCGGGGGCCAAGCCGATGGACATGATCGCGGCGTGGATCGCCAGCGTGGATCAGGCGATGGCCGAGGAATGGCCGGCCGAACGCCTCGCCACGCTCAAGATCCGCGAACGCATCCGCACGCTGGTCGCCTTCCGGCTGGAGGCTGTCGCGCATATCGACGAGGCGGTGCGCCGCGCGCTGGCGGTGATGGCACAGCCGCAGAACGCGCCCCGCGCGCTGCGGCTCGGCTGGCAATCGGCGGACATCATGTGGCGGCTCGCAGGCGACACGGCGACCGATTACAATCACTACACCAAGCGCGCCATTCTCGCCGGGATCTACTCGGCGACGCTGGCGGTGTTCGTGAACGACGACAGCGAGGGCAAGGCCGATACCTATGCCTTCCTCGACCGGCGGATCGACGGCGTGATGCGGTTCGAGAAGGTCAAGGCGCAGTTCCTGAACAAGGACCGCGAATTGCCGAGCCTGACGCGGTTTCTCGGACGGCTGCGCTACCCGGCGCGGTAA
- a CDS encoding ankyrin repeat domain-containing protein has translation MAHGVLRKLGALAAIASTFALAVPVAAQFQSEGYKFLEAVKDRDGNEATEMLDQPGSQLINTRDITSGDTGLHLVVERGDLLWVRFLLQRGADPNIRNKKGITPLQLATARGFTDGVEELIKKGAQINVSDQTGETPLIAAVHARDVAMVRLLLAKGADPDRNDNSGRSARDYMELQNGNALMKQEFANADAKRSEAGTKKDYGPSF, from the coding sequence TTGGCTCATGGTGTTTTGCGCAAATTAGGGGCTCTCGCCGCGATTGCCAGCACGTTCGCGCTCGCCGTCCCGGTGGCGGCGCAGTTCCAGTCGGAAGGCTACAAGTTCCTGGAAGCGGTCAAGGATCGTGACGGCAACGAGGCGACCGAGATGCTCGACCAGCCGGGCAGCCAGCTGATCAACACCCGCGACATCACCTCGGGCGACACCGGTCTGCATCTGGTGGTCGAGCGCGGCGATCTGTTGTGGGTTCGGTTTCTGCTGCAACGCGGGGCCGATCCGAACATCCGCAACAAGAAGGGCATCACCCCGCTCCAGCTCGCCACCGCGCGCGGCTTTACCGACGGGGTCGAGGAACTGATCAAGAAGGGCGCGCAGATCAATGTCTCCGACCAGACCGGCGAGACCCCGCTGATCGCCGCCGTCCATGCGCGCGACGTGGCGATGGTGCGGCTGCTGCTCGCCAAGGGTGCCGATCCCGACCGCAACGACAATTCCGGCCGTTCGGCGCGCGATTACATGGAACTGCAGAACGGCAACGCCCTGATGAAACAGGAATTCGCCAACGCCGATGCAAAACGCAGCGAAGCGGGAACCAAGAAAGACTACGGGCCTTCCTTCTGA